From a region of the Geothrix sp. 21YS21S-2 genome:
- a CDS encoding TetR/AcrR family transcriptional regulator: protein MGKERDQQIIEAATSVFVRYGFRRTTMGDIAEAAGISRPALYLRFCNKEKVFESSMAEFMARTLAEIERGLPERPTPLEQLRFAFECWIVQPFRMMQGSPDARDLASCGLAFAEDVKAKGFAAFEALLVPILRRVSALEARDDAALAGIARVLAASARGFKAEARDVDELRGMLDTLLTLTIQ from the coding sequence ATGGGCAAAGAAAGGGACCAGCAGATCATCGAGGCCGCGACCTCCGTCTTCGTGCGCTACGGCTTCCGCCGCACCACCATGGGCGACATCGCCGAGGCCGCCGGCATCTCCCGGCCCGCGCTCTACCTGCGGTTCTGCAACAAGGAGAAGGTCTTCGAGAGCTCCATGGCCGAATTCATGGCCCGGACCCTGGCGGAGATCGAGCGGGGCCTCCCTGAGCGCCCGACCCCCCTGGAGCAGCTGCGCTTCGCCTTCGAGTGCTGGATCGTGCAGCCCTTCCGGATGATGCAGGGTTCGCCCGACGCCCGGGACCTGGCCAGCTGCGGCCTGGCCTTCGCCGAGGACGTGAAGGCCAAGGGCTTCGCCGCCTTCGAGGCCCTGCTGGTCCCCATCCTCCGGCGGGTCTCCGCCCTCGAGGCCCGGGACGACGCGGCCCTGGCGGGCATCGCCCGGGTGCTGGCGGCCTCGGCGAGGGGCTTCAAGGCCGAGGCGCGGGACGTGGACGAGCTGAGGGGCATGCTCGACACCCTGCTGACTCTCACGATCCAGTAG
- the ltrA gene encoding group II intron reverse transcriptase/maturase has translation MTSNSVSTKQQRIAELARIHPEVAFTSLAYHMDLDWMKEAFGRTRKDGATGVDGVTGKEYGENLESNLQSLLNRAKNGDTYKAPPVRRTYIPKGDGSQRPLGIPAFEDKVLQRAVVMVMEPLYEQDFLDCSYGFRPGRSAHMALEAIWQGLMDMGGGWVLDVDIRKYFDTLDHGKLREILDLRMKDGVLRRLIGKWLNAGVLEKGCITHPETGSPQGGVVSPMLANIYLHEVLDVWFEREVKPRLRGRAFLVRYADDFVMGFAQEEDAKRVMEVLPKRFERYGLTIHPDKTRLVEFWKPREPRDPNGGPGHFDFLGFTHYWATAKNGRWVVKRKTAKSRMSRALTKIGEWMAKHRHLPVREQWRTINQKLVGHFRYYGITGNSRALAHFRYEVGRRWRGWLNRRSQRARMTWDRMNKLLARFPLAPAISYASKLRPQRP, from the coding sequence ATGACATCCAACAGCGTCTCCACGAAACAACAACGGATCGCAGAACTGGCCAGGATCCACCCGGAGGTGGCTTTCACCTCCTTGGCCTACCACATGGACCTGGACTGGATGAAGGAAGCCTTCGGGCGCACCCGCAAGGATGGGGCGACCGGGGTGGACGGCGTGACGGGCAAGGAATACGGGGAAAACCTGGAGTCCAACCTCCAGAGCCTCCTGAACCGGGCTAAGAACGGCGACACCTACAAGGCCCCTCCAGTCCGGAGAACCTACATCCCGAAAGGGGATGGCAGCCAACGCCCCCTGGGCATTCCCGCCTTCGAAGACAAGGTCCTGCAAAGGGCCGTGGTGATGGTGATGGAACCGCTCTATGAGCAGGACTTCCTGGACTGCTCCTACGGGTTCAGGCCCGGGCGCTCCGCGCACATGGCGCTGGAGGCGATTTGGCAGGGGTTGATGGACATGGGGGGAGGCTGGGTGCTTGACGTGGATATCCGTAAGTATTTCGATACTTTGGACCACGGGAAGCTGCGGGAAATCCTTGACCTGCGGATGAAGGACGGCGTTCTGAGGCGCCTGATCGGCAAATGGCTCAACGCGGGCGTGCTGGAGAAAGGATGCATCACGCACCCGGAAACCGGCTCGCCCCAGGGCGGGGTGGTCAGTCCGATGCTCGCCAACATCTACCTCCACGAGGTGCTGGACGTGTGGTTTGAAAGGGAGGTCAAGCCCCGACTCCGGGGTCGGGCCTTCCTGGTGCGCTACGCGGACGACTTCGTGATGGGCTTTGCCCAGGAGGAGGATGCCAAGCGGGTTATGGAAGTCCTGCCCAAGCGGTTCGAGCGGTATGGCCTGACGATCCACCCGGATAAGACCCGGCTGGTGGAGTTCTGGAAGCCGAGGGAGCCCAGGGACCCCAATGGGGGACCAGGCCACTTCGACTTCCTGGGATTCACCCACTACTGGGCCACGGCCAAGAACGGCCGGTGGGTGGTGAAGCGGAAGACCGCGAAGAGCCGGATGAGTCGGGCGCTCACGAAGATCGGGGAGTGGATGGCCAAACACCGCCACCTCCCGGTGCGCGAGCAATGGCGGACGATCAACCAGAAACTGGTCGGTCACTTCAGGTATTACGGGATCACGGGGAACTCCAGGGCCCTGGCGCACTTCCGCTATGAAGTTGGGCGAAGGTGGCGTGGATGGCTCAACCGGAGGTCCCAGCGGGCCCGCATGACCTGGGATCGCATGAACAAGCTTCTGGCTCGGTTCCCACTGGCCCCAGCCATCAGTTACGCATCGAAACTACGTCCTCAGCGACCGTGA